Genomic window (Deltaproteobacteria bacterium):
AATCCGAAGATCTTCTCCCAGAAGCGGGCCGACTCCTCCTTGTTCCGGACGGGCACGATGGTGTGGTTCAACTGAATAGCCATCGGAACCTCCTTGGGCCGCTGACTACAACGCTTCCGCCCCGAAACGCTCGATGGCCTCGAGCGTCTCGCGCACATCGTCCCAGGTGGTGTTGTGGTTGATGATGCAGAGCCGGAGCGAGAACTTGTTCGCCAGCGTCGTCGATGAAATGAGCGCGCGGTCCTCCCAGAAGACCCGGGCGAGCACATTCCGATTAACCTGCTCGAGAACCTCCTCGTCCACATCACGGTCGCCGGGGTTCACCCGGAAGCACACGATTCCCAGCGATGCGGGGTTGAGCGTCTCGAGCAAGGGGCTCTCCCGGACATACTCGTCAGCCCGGGCCGCCAGATCCATCCCCTGGGACACCGCCTGGCGGAACGCGGCCATCCCGAAGGTCTGCACCGACATCCAGATCTTCAACGCTCGGGCCGAGCGGCTGAGCTGCAGGCCGCGGTCCGAGAAGTTCGGGTGGTTCGCGCCCCACAGGGTGTCCTGAAGCACGTCGTGATGCACCTCGAACGCCTTCTCCAGCGTCGAGGCATCCTTCACCAGAAGGCCGCCCACTTCGTATGGCTGAAAGAACCACTTGTGGGCATCCACGTTCACCGAGTCGGCGCGCTCGATGCCCCGCAAGAGATCCTTGCCCTTGTCGGTCACCGCAGCGAAGCCGCCGTACGCCGCGTCCGCGTGCAGCCAGATGCCTTCCGCCTCGCAGTAGTCGGCCATGGCCTCCAGCGGGTCGATGGCCCCGGTGCTGCTGGCTCCGGCATTGGCACACACGGCGATGGGGTTGAAACCCGCGGCGCGGTCCTCCGCCACGGCGCGACCGAGCGCGTCCATGTCGAGGCGGAAGCGTTCATCGGTGGGAAGGAGGCGTGTGCACTCCGGCCGGACGCCGACGATCCGGGCCGCCCGGATGTGCGCGCTATGGCTCTGGTCGCTCATGTACACGGTCGCGCGCTCGGGATTGCCCGCGGCTTCCCGGGCGGCGACGAAGGCATCCACGCTGGCCGCCGAGCCCCCGCTCGTCAGAAGCCCTCCGGCGCTCTCCGGATAGCCGAGCCAGCCCTTCAACCAGTCGAGGACAACCAGCTCGATGGCGCTGGGACCGCTCGCCACCAGCCAGGTACATTGGTTGAAGTTGTATCCAGCGGCCATGAAGTCCGCCAGTATCCCGGGCCAGGTGGGCGCCGACGGGATGAACGCGAAGCAACGCGGGTGGTCCAGGCGTGTCGCGAACGGGAGCACTTCGCGCGCGACCCAATCGATCACTTCCGCGGCCGGCCGCCCGTTCTCGGGCGGTTCCTCCTTCAGCTTGGCGTCGAGCGCATCCTGAAAGTCGCCGTCCCAGGCATTTTC
Coding sequences:
- a CDS encoding aminotransferase class I/II-fold pyridoxal phosphate-dependent enzyme, with translation MHFETGHATQLLMEHQDDKDRRDDRGGLQMAPEVMLDLARKAAEILVDRIDGLPAENAWDGDFQDALDAKLKEEPPENGRPAAEVIDWVAREVLPFATRLDHPRCFAFIPSAPTWPGILADFMAAGYNFNQCTWLVASGPSAIELVVLDWLKGWLGYPESAGGLLTSGGSAASVDAFVAAREAAGNPERATVYMSDQSHSAHIRAARIVGVRPECTRLLPTDERFRLDMDALGRAVAEDRAAGFNPIAVCANAGASSTGAIDPLEAMADYCEAEGIWLHADAAYGGFAAVTDKGKDLLRGIERADSVNVDAHKWFFQPYEVGGLLVKDASTLEKAFEVHHDVLQDTLWGANHPNFSDRGLQLSRSARALKIWMSVQTFGMAAFRQAVSQGMDLAARADEYVRESPLLETLNPASLGIVCFRVNPGDRDVDEEVLEQVNRNVLARVFWEDRALISSTTLANKFSLRLCIINHNTTWDDVRETLEAIERFGAEAL